Proteins from a single region of Starkeya sp. ORNL1:
- a CDS encoding altronate dehydratase family protein, producing the protein MGDPDVVVKPAPRSVRLDPGDNLIVAVDAIERGVVAGGVIATDRIPRGHKMAVAPIEAGAPIIKFGQIIGFATAPIAPGTWLHEHNVGLKNFERGYHPAGDTGTRLPAAIAPPATFEGFRRADGKVGTRNYLGILSSVNCSATAARFMAEEIARSGVLADFPNIDGVVPLVHGTGCAMDTEGEGFEVLKRTQWGYAANPNMAAVIMVGLGCEAFQIDRWKQAYGIVENERFRSLTIQQTGGTRRTVEAGVAAIRELLPLANQVRRERVPASHLMLALQCGGSDGYSGITANPALGAAADLLVAHGGTAILSETPEIYGAEHLLARRAARPEIGEQLIGLIRWWEDYAARNRGVMNNNPSPGNKAGGLTTILEKSLGAAAKGGSSPLTGVYRYAEPVTAKGLVFMDTPGFDPVAATGQIAGGANVLAFTTGRGSAFGSKPTPSIKLATNTPMYERMVEDMDINCGDILDGVSIEQKGREIFEQILAVASGRRTKSELLGYGDHEFVPWQIGATM; encoded by the coding sequence ATGGGTGATCCGGATGTGGTGGTAAAGCCGGCTCCTCGCAGCGTCCGGCTCGATCCGGGCGACAATCTCATCGTTGCGGTCGATGCCATCGAGCGCGGCGTCGTGGCAGGTGGTGTCATCGCCACCGATCGCATCCCGCGCGGCCACAAGATGGCGGTGGCGCCGATCGAAGCCGGCGCGCCGATCATCAAGTTCGGCCAGATCATCGGCTTCGCCACTGCGCCCATCGCGCCGGGCACCTGGCTGCACGAGCACAATGTCGGCCTCAAGAATTTCGAGCGCGGCTATCATCCGGCCGGGGACACCGGCACCCGGCTGCCGGCCGCCATCGCGCCGCCGGCCACCTTCGAGGGCTTTCGCCGGGCGGACGGCAAGGTCGGCACCCGAAACTATCTGGGCATACTCAGCTCGGTGAACTGCTCCGCCACCGCGGCGCGCTTCATGGCGGAGGAGATTGCCCGTTCCGGCGTGCTGGCGGATTTTCCGAACATAGACGGCGTGGTTCCGCTGGTGCACGGCACCGGCTGTGCCATGGACACAGAGGGCGAAGGCTTTGAGGTGCTGAAGCGCACCCAATGGGGCTATGCGGCGAACCCCAATATGGCGGCGGTGATCATGGTCGGCCTCGGCTGCGAGGCGTTCCAGATCGACCGCTGGAAGCAGGCCTACGGCATCGTCGAGAACGAGCGCTTCCGCAGCCTGACGATCCAGCAGACCGGCGGCACGCGCCGCACCGTCGAGGCCGGCGTCGCCGCGATCCGCGAGTTGCTGCCGCTCGCCAACCAGGTGCGGCGTGAGCGCGTGCCGGCCTCGCATTTGATGCTGGCGCTGCAATGCGGCGGCTCGGACGGCTATTCCGGCATCACCGCTAACCCGGCGCTCGGCGCCGCCGCGGACCTGCTGGTCGCCCATGGCGGCACCGCGATCCTTTCCGAGACCCCGGAGATCTACGGCGCCGAGCATTTGCTGGCGCGGCGGGCGGCACGGCCGGAGATCGGCGAGCAGCTGATCGGGCTGATCCGCTGGTGGGAGGATTATGCGGCGCGCAATCGCGGCGTGATGAACAACAATCCCTCGCCCGGCAACAAGGCGGGCGGGCTCACCACCATTCTGGAGAAGTCGCTCGGCGCCGCCGCCAAGGGCGGCTCTTCACCGCTGACCGGCGTCTATCGCTATGCCGAGCCGGTGACGGCGAAGGGGCTGGTGTTCATGGACACGCCCGGCTTCGATCCGGTCGCCGCCACCGGCCAGATCGCTGGCGGCGCCAATGTGCTCGCCTTCACCACCGGGCGCGGTTCCGCGTTCGGCTCCAAGCCGACGCCCTCGATCAAGCTCGCCACCAACACGCCGATGTATGAGCGCATGGTCGAGGACATGGACATTAATTGCGGCGACATCCTCGACGGCGTGTCGATCGAGCAGAAAGGCCGCGAGATCTTCGAGCAGATCCTCGCGGTCGCCTCCGGCCGCCGGACCAAGTCCGAGCTGCTCGGCTATGGCGACCACGAGTTCGTGCCCTGGCAGATCGGCGCGACGATGTGA
- a CDS encoding LLM class flavin-dependent oxidoreductase, whose product MASRPRQLHFNVHVSTGGNHEGAWRHPRSEPVRLTALDYQRKVAGIAERGKLDAVFFGDTPALSDNVKLRPVEQLDPVALHGALSAVTQNIGLAATISTSFNEPFNVARKIASLDLISGGRIGWNIVTTSSENAARNYGLDGVIAHRDRYRRAEDFVQVVKKLWDSWDSDAIVHDRASGIYADIERIHPISHEGEFFKVRGPLNVPPSPQGRPVLIQAGSSETGVAFAARHAEVVFTAQRTLEDGQRFYAELKRQVAENGRNPEHVKIVVGLSPIIAGTEAEAKKLAEELNELTVPEYGLRQLRQFSGVDLSDFPLDAPVPLDAFPDVAAVEGHRSRTALVIELTKREKLTIRQLLHRLAGARGHQTFVGSTDQLADRIEHWFSNGAADGFNFMPAYLPGGLEDFVDGVIPILQRRGLFRREYEGTTLRDHYDLPRPEGRRESRAA is encoded by the coding sequence ATGGCTTCGCGTCCTCGCCAGCTACATTTCAACGTCCACGTCTCGACCGGCGGTAACCATGAGGGCGCGTGGCGCCATCCGCGCTCGGAGCCGGTGCGCCTCACCGCGCTCGACTATCAGCGCAAGGTCGCCGGCATCGCCGAGCGCGGCAAGCTCGACGCGGTGTTCTTCGGCGATACGCCTGCGCTCTCCGACAATGTGAAGCTGCGCCCGGTCGAGCAGCTCGACCCGGTGGCGCTGCACGGCGCGCTGAGCGCGGTGACGCAGAATATCGGCCTCGCCGCGACCATTTCCACCTCGTTCAACGAGCCGTTCAACGTCGCCCGCAAGATCGCCTCGCTCGATCTCATCAGCGGCGGGCGGATCGGCTGGAACATCGTGACCACGTCCAGCGAGAACGCCGCGCGCAATTACGGGCTCGACGGCGTCATCGCCCACCGCGACCGCTACCGCCGCGCCGAGGACTTCGTCCAGGTGGTGAAGAAGCTGTGGGACAGCTGGGACTCGGACGCCATCGTCCATGACCGCGCCAGCGGCATCTATGCCGACATCGAGCGCATCCATCCGATCTCGCACGAAGGCGAATTCTTCAAGGTGCGCGGTCCGCTCAATGTGCCGCCCTCCCCGCAGGGCCGCCCGGTGCTGATCCAGGCCGGCTCGTCGGAAACCGGCGTCGCCTTCGCCGCCCGCCATGCCGAAGTGGTGTTCACAGCCCAGCGCACATTGGAGGACGGCCAGCGCTTCTATGCCGAGCTCAAGCGCCAGGTGGCCGAGAACGGCCGCAATCCGGAGCACGTGAAGATCGTGGTCGGCCTCTCTCCGATCATCGCCGGCACCGAGGCCGAGGCGAAAAAGCTCGCCGAGGAGTTGAACGAATTGACCGTGCCGGAATACGGCCTGCGCCAGCTCCGGCAGTTCAGCGGCGTCGATCTCAGTGATTTCCCGCTCGATGCCCCGGTGCCGCTCGACGCCTTCCCCGATGTTGCGGCGGTGGAGGGTCATCGCAGCCGCACTGCACTGGTCATCGAGCTGACGAAGCGCGAGAAGCTGACCATCCGCCAGTTGCTCCACAGGCTCGCCGGGGCGCGCGGCCACCAGACCTTTGTCGGCAGCACCGACCAGCTCGCCGATCGCATCGAGCATTGGTTCAGCAATGGCGCCGCGGACGGCTTCAATTTCATGCCGGCTTATCTTCCCGGCGGGCTGGAGGATTTCGTCGACGGCGTGATCCCGATCCTGCAGCGCCGCGGCCTGTTCCGCCGCGAGTATGAAGGCACCACGCTGCGCGACCATTACGACCTCCCCCGTCCCGAAGGCCGGCGGGAATCCCGGGCGGCGTGA
- a CDS encoding ABC transporter permease, which translates to MSVTTEDLRRAAAGASLTSGIAAASRLLGGALWKTASLLAVFALLELLPRLSIVDQVWFPPLSKVLAVLWQMLRSGELQNHIVGSLTRSVTGFGLAALVAVPLGLTIGWYARVRSFLNPVLEFFRNTSALALLPVFILFLGIGEASKIGIVTFACFFPILLSTISGVKSVDPLLIKSARSLALSAPAIFAKIILPSAVPSVFTGFRLAAQSSILVLIAAEMVGATRGLGYLINYAQFNFLLPKMYAGILTIAFIGLAINQLLVTIERRLSRWRVPASGE; encoded by the coding sequence ATGTCCGTGACGACTGAGGACCTTCGCCGCGCCGCAGCCGGTGCCAGCCTCACCAGCGGCATTGCCGCGGCCTCCCGGCTGCTCGGCGGCGCGCTGTGGAAGACTGCCTCGCTGCTCGCCGTGTTCGCCTTGTTGGAGCTGTTGCCGCGCCTCAGTATCGTCGACCAGGTGTGGTTCCCGCCGCTCAGCAAGGTCCTTGCCGTGCTGTGGCAAATGCTGCGCTCCGGCGAGCTTCAGAATCATATCGTGGGCAGCCTCACCCGCTCGGTGACCGGTTTCGGCCTCGCGGCGCTGGTCGCCGTGCCGCTCGGGCTCACCATCGGCTGGTATGCCCGGGTGCGCAGCTTCCTCAATCCGGTGCTGGAATTCTTCCGCAACACCTCGGCTTTGGCGCTGCTGCCGGTCTTCATCCTGTTCCTCGGCATCGGCGAGGCCTCGAAGATCGGCATCGTCACCTTCGCCTGCTTCTTCCCGATCCTGCTCAGCACCATCAGCGGCGTGAAGAGCGTCGATCCGCTGCTGATCAAATCGGCGCGCTCGCTCGCGCTCTCGGCTCCGGCCATCTTCGCCAAGATCATCCTGCCCTCGGCGGTGCCGTCGGTGTTCACCGGCTTCCGGTTGGCGGCGCAAAGCTCGATCCTGGTGCTGATCGCCGCCGAGATGGTCGGCGCCACCCGCGGCCTCGGTTATCTGATCAACTACGCGCAGTTCAACTTCCTGCTGCCGAAAATGTATGCCGGGATACTGACGATCGCCTTCATCGGCCTCGCCATCAACCAGCTTCTGGTCACGATCGAGCGCCGCCTCTCCCGCTGGCGCGTACCGGCATCGGGCGAATAG
- a CDS encoding ABC transporter substrate-binding protein: MPPHSTRRALLAAGTLLLSLHVFPLGALAEDAPKLETTTIRYQSSTGADISPLELADALGYLKPITLERVGDVQGGPANLQAAATGQTDIASAFNGAVLNIVAAGAPLVAVVSWRGTNELTSPGLYALDNGQINNARDLIGKKVGVNTLGANQEAVTDLYLAKNGLTQDEIKQVTFVPLPTPNVEQTLRNGQISAASLGFTFRDAALARGGIKALARNVDLLGTYNDNTGVLRADFIAKNPNTTKHLVAGLAKAIAWSQEREKANKRGDVVEVYTKYLESKGRGNQTAPLKYWQSLGIETEGGWIKKQDFAMWVEWLNSRGEVDANALNLAKVYTNDFNPYWKGQD, encoded by the coding sequence ATGCCTCCCCATTCGACCCGCCGCGCATTGCTTGCCGCCGGCACGCTGCTGCTCTCGCTTCACGTTTTCCCATTGGGCGCCCTCGCCGAGGACGCACCGAAGCTGGAAACCACGACCATCCGCTATCAGTCCAGCACCGGCGCGGACATCAGCCCGCTCGAGCTGGCCGATGCGCTCGGCTATCTCAAGCCGATCACGCTGGAGCGCGTCGGCGACGTGCAGGGCGGTCCCGCCAATCTCCAGGCCGCGGCCACCGGCCAGACCGATATCGCCTCCGCATTCAACGGCGCGGTGCTGAACATCGTCGCCGCCGGCGCTCCGCTCGTCGCGGTGGTGAGTTGGCGCGGCACCAATGAGCTCACCTCGCCGGGGCTCTATGCGCTGGACAATGGCCAGATCAACAACGCCCGCGACCTGATCGGCAAGAAGGTCGGCGTCAACACGCTCGGCGCCAATCAGGAAGCCGTCACCGATCTCTATCTCGCCAAGAACGGACTGACCCAGGACGAGATCAAGCAGGTGACGTTCGTACCGCTGCCGACGCCGAACGTCGAGCAGACGCTTCGCAACGGCCAGATCAGCGCGGCGAGCCTCGGCTTCACCTTCCGCGACGCGGCGCTGGCCCGCGGCGGCATCAAGGCGCTGGCGCGCAATGTCGACCTGCTCGGTACCTACAACGACAATACCGGCGTGCTGCGCGCCGACTTCATCGCCAAAAACCCGAACACCACGAAGCACCTGGTGGCGGGGCTCGCCAAGGCCATCGCCTGGAGCCAGGAGCGCGAGAAGGCGAACAAGCGCGGCGACGTCGTCGAGGTCTACACCAAATATCTGGAGAGCAAGGGCCGTGGCAATCAGACCGCCCCGCTCAAATACTGGCAGAGCCTCGGCATCGAGACCGAAGGCGGCTGGATCAAGAAGCAGGACTTCGCGATGTGGGTCGAATGGCTCAATTCGCGCGGCGAAGTCGACGCCAACGCGCTGAACCTCGCGAAGGTCTACACCAACGACTTCAATCCCTACTGGAAGGGCCAGGACTGA
- a CDS encoding ABC transporter ATP-binding protein: MSTPPAPRSAVPKIQLRIDRHSFAIRDDSGRGSEEFVAINNVALDVPAGEFLTIVGPSGCGKTTLLEILAGLAHPTEGSLRIDGHEVRGPSLSRGIVFQQYALLPWRTALANVEFSLEASSGLSRRQRRQKAQDALALVGLKGFEQRFPHELSGGMKQRVAIARSLVYEPDILLMDEPFGALDAQTRELLQEELLDLWQRTRTTIVFITHSIDEAVYLGQRVAVMTSRPGRIKALIDVELPRGDLDADIRSHPDFARYRHQIWDLLRTEVARARTTATVRSNEPPRREREAAAVAN, translated from the coding sequence ATGTCAACGCCACCCGCCCCTCGCTCTGCCGTCCCGAAGATCCAGCTCAGGATCGATCGCCACAGCTTCGCCATCCGCGACGACAGTGGTCGTGGCAGCGAAGAGTTCGTCGCCATCAACAACGTCGCGCTTGATGTGCCAGCCGGTGAATTCCTCACCATCGTCGGCCCGAGCGGCTGCGGAAAAACCACGCTGCTGGAGATACTGGCTGGCCTCGCGCACCCGACCGAAGGCTCGCTGCGTATCGACGGCCACGAGGTTCGCGGGCCGAGCCTCTCCCGCGGCATCGTCTTCCAGCAATACGCTTTGTTGCCGTGGCGCACCGCGCTGGCCAATGTCGAGTTTTCGCTGGAGGCATCGAGCGGCCTGTCGCGCCGCCAGCGCCGGCAGAAGGCGCAGGACGCGCTGGCGCTGGTCGGCCTCAAGGGCTTCGAGCAGCGTTTTCCGCACGAGCTTTCCGGCGGCATGAAGCAGCGCGTGGCGATCGCCCGCAGCCTGGTCTATGAGCCGGACATCCTCCTTATGGACGAGCCGTTTGGCGCGCTCGACGCCCAGACCCGCGAGCTGCTGCAGGAAGAGCTGCTCGACCTCTGGCAGCGCACCCGGACCACGATCGTCTTCATCACCCACTCGATCGACGAGGCGGTTTATCTCGGCCAGCGCGTCGCGGTGATGACCTCACGGCCCGGCCGCATCAAGGCGCTGATCGATGTCGAGCTGCCGCGCGGCGACCTCGACGCCGACATCCGCTCGCATCCCGATTTCGCCCGCTACCGGCACCAGATCTGGGACCTGCTGCGCACCGAAGTCGCGCGCGCCCGCACCACCGCAACCGTCAGATCGAATGAGCCACCGCGCCGCGAGCGCGAGGCGGCCGCCGTCGCCAATTGA
- a CDS encoding type II 3-dehydroquinate dehydratase produces the protein MPAPYRIEIINGPNTNLYGLDPTGPYGSLTLADIEARCRARAKSLGAELECRQSNHEGVLIDWIQQARGSADGIIINAGSLSYTSIGILDALAALGKPIYQVHVSNVFKREAFRHHSPLSAAVTGCLIGLGPAGYEIAVVAMVEHLQAR, from the coding sequence ATGCCTGCGCCGTATCGGATCGAGATCATCAACGGCCCCAACACCAACCTCTATGGCCTCGACCCCACCGGCCCTTATGGCAGCCTGACGCTGGCCGATATCGAAGCGCGGTGCCGTGCGCGGGCGAAAAGCCTCGGCGCCGAGCTGGAGTGCCGCCAGTCGAACCATGAGGGCGTGCTGATCGACTGGATCCAGCAGGCGCGGGGCAGTGCCGACGGCATCATCATCAATGCCGGCAGCCTGTCCTACACCTCGATCGGCATCCTCGACGCGCTCGCCGCCCTCGGCAAGCCGATCTATCAGGTGCATGTCAGCAACGTCTTCAAGCGCGAGGCTTTCCGCCACCATTCGCCGCTGTCCGCGGCGGTGACCGGATGCCTGATCGGGCTCGGTCCCGCGGGCTACGAGATCGCCGTGGTGGCGATGGTTGAGCATCTGCAAGCGCGCTGA
- a CDS encoding glutathione S-transferase N-terminal domain-containing protein has translation MKLFHAPTSPFVRKVMVVAQEAGLLDAIEIVFNAASPVNRDAVLTDANPLGKIPALVLDDGTALYDSPVICEYLAARGSAPSLFPPNGPERWNALTQQALSDGLLDAALTARYEAVMRPEEKQWRVWREAQLAKIDGALQRIEAIVPTLDDAMTIGTISMGCALGYLDFRFAELGWRERCPQAALWFAEFDARPAMAATRPRERVA, from the coding sequence GTGAAGCTGTTCCATGCCCCGACCTCGCCATTCGTGCGCAAGGTCATGGTGGTCGCGCAGGAGGCCGGCCTCCTCGACGCCATCGAGATCGTCTTCAACGCCGCCAGTCCGGTGAACCGCGACGCGGTGCTCACCGACGCCAATCCGCTCGGCAAGATTCCAGCACTGGTGCTCGATGACGGCACCGCCCTGTATGACAGCCCGGTGATCTGCGAATATCTGGCGGCGCGGGGCTCGGCGCCTTCCCTGTTCCCCCCGAATGGGCCGGAACGGTGGAACGCTCTCACCCAGCAGGCGCTCAGCGATGGCCTGCTCGATGCCGCGCTGACCGCACGCTACGAGGCGGTCATGCGTCCCGAGGAGAAGCAATGGCGGGTCTGGCGCGAGGCGCAGCTCGCCAAGATCGACGGCGCGCTCCAGCGTATCGAGGCGATCGTGCCGACCCTGGATGATGCCATGACGATCGGCACCATCAGCATGGGCTGCGCCCTCGGCTATCTCGACTTCCGCTTCGCCGAGCTCGGCTGGCGCGAGCGCTGTCCTCAGGCTGCGCTATGGTTTGCCGAGTTCGATGCCCGTCCTGCCATGGCCGCGACCCGCCCGCGCGAGCGCGTGGCCTGA
- a CDS encoding TRAP transporter large permease, whose translation MVGAALGISFLVMLLILGVPMVAALVGSVAVGLFLGGQWALVMPQSIINGMSDYTLLSLPLFVLAGVIMNVGGLSTRLFDFAHSLVGWMRGGLAQVDVLTSIFLGGMFGSSTADIAGTGSITIPAMKKAGYKADFAAATCAASSGVGPMIPPSSPMILYSAVTGTSLGALFMAGIIPGILMGLVFMGVVFVLARTRNFPRHGDLSLPEIWATFKSAFFSIGMPAIIVGGTTIGVFTPTEGGAFGVVYAIAVSMLVYRSMGVRDVYRATLAAVQLSGELLLMVGLSGALGVSLASAHVPEALAQMIDAITIGDSMFMRLVALMILAIIAGMFLDPLIPVLVPVILPTLLAFQIDLVHFGVLMVMAVVIGQLHPPIGIALIISGRIAGVDQVQVFKANIPYFIAIILFTLLLMAVPELSTWLPNYMKD comes from the coding sequence ATGGTCGGCGCCGCGCTCGGCATCTCGTTCCTCGTCATGCTGCTCATCCTCGGCGTGCCGATGGTGGCGGCCCTGGTCGGGTCGGTCGCGGTCGGCCTGTTTCTCGGCGGCCAATGGGCGCTGGTGATGCCGCAATCCATCATCAACGGCATGAGCGACTACACGCTGCTGTCGCTGCCGCTGTTCGTGCTGGCCGGCGTCATCATGAATGTCGGTGGATTGTCCACCCGGCTGTTCGACTTCGCGCATTCGCTCGTCGGCTGGATGCGCGGCGGCCTCGCCCAGGTCGATGTGCTGACCAGCATCTTTCTCGGCGGCATGTTCGGCTCGTCGACCGCCGATATCGCCGGCACCGGCTCCATCACCATCCCGGCGATGAAGAAGGCCGGCTACAAGGCGGACTTCGCCGCCGCCACCTGCGCGGCCTCCTCCGGCGTCGGCCCGATGATCCCCCCGAGTTCGCCGATGATCCTCTATTCGGCGGTGACCGGAACCTCGCTCGGCGCGCTGTTCATGGCCGGCATCATTCCCGGCATTTTGATGGGCCTCGTCTTCATGGGCGTGGTGTTCGTGCTCGCCCGCACCCGCAATTTCCCGCGGCACGGCGACCTCTCGCTTCCCGAGATCTGGGCAACGTTCAAATCCGCCTTCTTCTCCATCGGCATGCCCGCCATCATCGTCGGCGGCACCACCATTGGCGTCTTCACCCCGACCGAGGGCGGCGCCTTCGGCGTGGTCTATGCCATCGCCGTCTCCATGCTGGTGTATCGCTCGATGGGAGTGCGCGACGTCTATCGCGCCACGCTGGCGGCCGTGCAGTTGTCCGGTGAGTTGCTGCTCATGGTCGGCCTGTCCGGCGCGCTTGGCGTCAGCCTTGCCAGCGCTCACGTTCCCGAGGCGCTGGCGCAGATGATCGACGCCATCACCATCGGCGACAGCATGTTCATGCGCCTTGTCGCCTTGATGATCCTCGCCATCATCGCCGGCATGTTCCTTGATCCGCTGATCCCGGTGCTGGTGCCGGTGATCCTGCCGACGCTGCTCGCCTTCCAGATCGACTTGGTGCATTTCGGCGTGCTGATGGTGATGGCGGTGGTCATCGGCCAATTGCATCCGCCGATCGGCATCGCGCTCATCATCTCCGGGCGGATCGCGGGCGTCGATCAGGTCCAGGTGTTCAAGGCCAACATCCCGTATTTCATCGCCATCATCCTGTTCACGCTGCTGCTGATGGCGGTGCCGGAGCTCAGCACATGGCTGCCCAATTACATGAAGGACTGA
- a CDS encoding TRAP transporter small permease: protein MQKHHELADFAGAGSPVDIDLTATDVLSEFELGQHQGENIIERVVDGVVGFIGVAILLTITGLVFGNATTRYALNFTVIWADELIVALIPWLAMCGMYLSIRQRQLIRIEYFLTMFSAPMRRGAELFVNIFSAASFCYLAIGGLNYLKLFGSDTTLYLDLPTSWFTSALFIGALLIVAGFLVEAARVLVKKT, encoded by the coding sequence ATGCAGAAGCACCATGAACTGGCGGACTTTGCCGGCGCCGGCTCGCCGGTCGACATCGACCTGACCGCCACCGACGTTCTTAGCGAATTCGAGCTTGGCCAGCATCAAGGCGAGAACATCATCGAGCGCGTCGTCGACGGCGTGGTCGGCTTCATCGGCGTCGCCATCCTGCTGACGATCACGGGCCTGGTGTTTGGCAATGCGACGACGCGCTACGCGCTCAACTTCACCGTCATCTGGGCGGATGAGCTGATCGTCGCCCTGATCCCCTGGCTCGCCATGTGCGGCATGTATCTGTCGATCCGCCAGCGCCAGCTGATCCGCATCGAGTATTTCCTCACCATGTTCTCCGCACCGATGCGACGTGGGGCCGAACTCTTCGTCAATATATTCTCCGCCGCCTCCTTTTGTTACCTCGCCATTGGCGGGCTTAATTATCTGAAACTGTTCGGCTCCGACACCACGCTCTATCTCGACCTGCCGACCAGCTGGTTCACCTCGGCGCTGTTCATCGGTGCCCTGCTGATCGTCGCCGGCTTCCTGGTCGAGGCCGCCCGCGTACTGGTCAAGAAGACCTGA
- a CDS encoding TRAP transporter substrate-binding protein, with the protein MMNIQSVRSLLGAVAIGTALLSAANAAEPLKLRISGDSPASGLDIVMAQKFADNLKAKLGDGFTFELFHTGALGDEVVHMQQVRTGQIDVYPFGSDIVQLDKSFSVFDMPFLFKDRTVVAKVLDGDVGDKLRVSLRDKAGLEVLAFGEIGFRQITNNVRPITTPADFKGMKIRVPGSPTRVLMFKTLGASPVNMSFSEVYVALQSGTVDGQENPLADIVARSLQEVQKNISISNHVYTPVTLVMNKAKYDALTPQQKTAVKAAAQEAAFAVREIGAQKDIELIKKLRDEKKIAINDIDVESFKKASAPLYDAIGKIAGEDLAKSTLAATK; encoded by the coding sequence ATGATGAATATCCAGAGCGTCAGAAGTCTTCTTGGCGCCGTAGCCATTGGCACGGCGCTGCTGTCGGCCGCGAACGCCGCCGAGCCCCTCAAGCTGCGCATCTCCGGCGATTCTCCCGCGTCCGGCCTCGACATCGTCATGGCCCAGAAGTTCGCCGACAATCTCAAGGCCAAGCTCGGCGATGGCTTCACCTTCGAGCTGTTCCACACCGGCGCGCTCGGCGACGAAGTGGTGCACATGCAGCAGGTGCGCACCGGCCAGATCGATGTCTATCCGTTCGGCTCAGACATCGTGCAGCTCGACAAGAGCTTCTCGGTCTTCGACATGCCGTTCCTGTTCAAGGACCGCACCGTCGTCGCCAAGGTCCTCGACGGCGACGTCGGCGATAAGCTGCGCGTCTCGCTGCGCGACAAGGCCGGCCTTGAAGTGCTGGCTTTCGGCGAGATCGGCTTCCGCCAGATCACCAACAATGTGCGCCCCATCACCACGCCGGCCGATTTCAAGGGCATGAAGATCCGCGTGCCCGGCAGCCCGACCCGCGTGCTGATGTTCAAGACGCTTGGTGCTTCGCCGGTGAATATGAGCTTCTCGGAAGTCTATGTCGCGCTGCAGAGCGGGACGGTGGACGGCCAGGAAAACCCGCTCGCCGACATCGTGGCGCGCTCGCTCCAGGAAGTGCAGAAGAACATCTCGATCTCCAACCACGTCTACACGCCGGTCACGCTGGTGATGAACAAGGCGAAATACGACGCCCTGACGCCGCAACAGAAGACGGCGGTGAAGGCGGCGGCGCAGGAGGCGGCCTTCGCGGTGCGCGAGATCGGCGCGCAGAAGGACATCGAGCTGATCAAGAAGCTGCGCGACGAGAAGAAGATCGCCATCAACGACATCGACGTCGAATCCTTCAAGAAGGCGTCTGCTCCGCTCTATGACGCGATCGGCAAGATCGCCGGCGAAGATCTCGCCAAGAGCACGCTGGCCGCGACCAAGTAG